The following coding sequences lie in one Amycolatopsis cihanbeyliensis genomic window:
- a CDS encoding 2,4'-dihydroxyacetophenone dioxygenase family protein produces the protein MPERATTEFWKDLKPIRNSFKPDAQPEVYLSQVATDDDRYYAPFTDTVGSRPLWINVKDNSWSDILRAKEAGLVNRHYHPHEVFAYTISGKWGYLERPWTASAGDFVYEAPGEGHTLVAYESDEPMKTMFIVKGPLIWLDENGETAGFFDVHDYIDLCRKHYEKVGIGADYVNSLFR, from the coding sequence ATGCCCGAGCGGGCCACCACCGAGTTCTGGAAGGATCTCAAGCCGATCCGGAACTCCTTCAAACCGGATGCGCAGCCGGAGGTCTACCTCTCCCAGGTTGCCACCGACGACGACCGCTACTACGCGCCGTTCACCGACACCGTCGGATCACGTCCACTGTGGATCAACGTGAAGGACAACTCCTGGTCGGACATCCTGCGCGCCAAGGAGGCCGGCCTGGTCAACCGGCATTATCACCCGCACGAGGTGTTCGCCTACACCATCTCCGGCAAGTGGGGATACCTGGAACGCCCGTGGACGGCCTCGGCGGGCGACTTCGTGTACGAGGCCCCCGGTGAGGGGCACACGCTGGTCGCCTACGAGAGCGACGAGCCGATGAAGACCATGTTCATCGTCAAGGGTCCGCTGATCTGGCTGGACGAGAACGGCGAAACGGCGGGGTTCTTCGATGTGCACGACTACATAGACCTGTGCCGCAAGCACTACGAGAAGGTCGGCATCGGCGCCGACTACGTCAACTCGCTCTTCCGCTGA